Below is a genomic region from Escherichia ruysiae.
TGAGCATCAACTTCGTGGCTGGATGTGAGGAAGAAAAATGGCTACATCGACAGTAATTCCTGATGACATCAAAACGCTAAAATCCGACGTTAGCAAATTAAAAAACGATCAAGGAAGCTACGCAACAAAATTATATGTAGACAGCAAAGATGAAATCGTTGGTGACTGGTCTGCTTCATGGTATCAGCAGGTATTGCCAACTAGCGGAGCTATATTTGGGAGAAAACTCCGCTCAACTCACAGGACGGCAGGTGTTGAGGATGCGTATTGCGAACTATACCTCAAAAAATGGATAGACAGTCCAGGTAACGCAATGGCGCGCCTTAACCTGAACGATAACGGGACAAACATTTGCTGGGACTTTACCAACCTTTATGGCGGTACGATGATTTTTCCCGGTGACAGCGGATACCTCAAAATGGGTAACTGCCTTATGTCATACAGCAAGCGTGGAAGTAACGCGCTTATTAAATTTGATTACACCGACACATTACAGATCAAATATGCCAATCATGGGTCAACCATGACATTAAACACACAGGGAACCGCTTATGCTGGTGTTACTGCTCAATTGTGGGGCAACTCCAGCCGTCCTGTTGTTTATGAAGTCGGTGTTGATGGTGGCGCTTATATGTTCTATGCGCAGAAAAATACCGATAACACCTATATGTTAAGCGTTAATGGTGCATGTCATGCCACCGCATTTAACCAGCATTCCGACCGGGATCTGAAAGACAACATTCAGGTGATCGATAATGCAACCGACCGCATCCGTAAAATGAACGGCTATACATACACGCTTAAAGAAAACGGTATGCCCTATGCTGGTGTCATTGCACAGGAAGCTCTGGAAGCAATCCCAGAAGTTGTAGGTTCCGCAATGAAATATCAGGACGGTGCGAGCGGATCGGAAGGTGAAGAAGGTGAACGTTATTACACAGTAGATTATTCTGGTGTTACTGGCTTGCTTGTTCAGGTAGCCAGAGAGTCAGACGACAGAATAACAGCACTGGAAGAAGAAAACGCAGAATTAAGACAAAGATTATCTGCAATTGAGGCGGCGCTTGTGTCTAAATAATATTAAGGGGCCGAGCGCCCCGTTTTATTGGGTAGGATGAAAATGGATATAACACCTTTCCTTCATGCGCTTTGTGCTGTGGCTGCGCAGCTACTGATTGGTCTTTTTACCGGGAACTGGGCTTACGGGGCGATAGCCGGTTGTACGTTCTTCATTGCGCGTGAACACACCCAGGCAGAATATCGCTGGATTGAAATGTTCGGGCATGGCAAGCGAATGAATATGCCGTGGTGGGGCGGTTTTGATCCGCGCGCGTGGGATGTGGCAAGCCTGATGGATTTTGCTGTGCCGGTGGTGGCGTGTCTGCTGGTCTGGCTGTTGGTTAATCGTGGGTGAAAAAAGGTGAGCTGTATATGCAACGGAGGAAGAAACCTCGTTGCGGGAAGCCTGGAAGAAGTATCGGGTGTTGCTGAACCGTGTTGATACGTCAACTGCACAGGATATTGAATGGCCAGCACTGCCGTAGGGTAAAACATATAAATTCTATAATTAGATGTATCTTTCCATTTACGGCAAGGAAGGGGGCTTGGAAGACGTAAGGCATCTCACACCGAGATTATTTTTTATATGTCAGGTGTCTGAAGTTTTGCTTTGGCTCTTAAAATGGTTTGCCGCGAGGTTTTGAATTCCCGGGCAATGGCACTTATACTTACACCTGACTTAATCCGTTCGAATACCACCTGTTTCTGTTCTTCATTTAACACAGGTGGTCGACCAAAACGTTTCCCTGCGCCCCGGGCTCTTACTATCCCGGAATGAGTGCGTTCAAGTAAAAGGTCTCGTTCAAATTCAGCGACTGCTGAAATTACTTGCATCATCATTTTTCCTGTTGGACTGGTCAGGTCAATGCCCCCCAATGCTAAGCAATGCACTCTGATACCTGTTTCGGTCAGTTGTTCCACTGTTTTCCTGATATCCATTGCATTACAACCAAGGCGATCCAGTTTTGTCACAATCAATTGATCACCACATTTCAGGCGAGCAAGCAACCGGTTAAAACCAGGACGCTCACTGGTTGCTGCTGAGCCGCTAATGTGTTCTTCGATTATTTGCTGAGGTTTGATTTTAAAACCTGCACTTTCGATTTCCCGGCGTTGATTTTCGGTGGTCTGATCCAGCGTTGATATCCGACAGTAAGCAAAAATTCGAGACATAGTGAGACTCTATACGAAATTGGTGTTCATATCATAATGCATCTCAGAAAATAATTTTGATTATTTTTGTGCATGTTTGTATGTACACGTTCGAAAATAAACGAATGCGTATGCAACCCCGTAATTTTGGTGAGACCCAAAATCGATTTTGTGAAAAATGGCTTTAACTCGGTTTGTTTTTCGAGTTCCGGGCGGACTCAAGGAAGAAGAATAGTGTTGCGTGTTATTTTAACCAGATTTCAAGTTGTTTGGTCGTGGAAAAGTGGAGCAAAATGTTGTTAAAGTGGAAAAATGATAAAAAAGTAAGTTTATTATATTACATTTTACCATTTAAATTTTGGTTGTCTTTAAGAACTGATATCGCTGTTTGTAATAATTCTTTGTTATCCAGCCATGATTTTTTCTTTATGTTTCCTTCAATGTAATCAAGCAATGTTCTGGTATTGATAGGTCTTCCCTGTTTTGCTACTTCCACTACAGCATCCCCTAGGATAATTCTGACTTCAGGAAGCTGCGCAGGGAACCACTTTAGGGTGTCTTTTGATTTCATGAATATATTCCTTAAAATATTATTGATTTTCATTGCGATATTGTATGTCTGATTCAGGATATGTTGACTTATACATCGGTTTTGTCTGGGTTATTGGATATGCCAATCCCTAATTTTATTAGAGCATGACTAAAAATGCTGAATATGATAAGGAGCGAAGTGATTATCAGTATGCTGTTCATATAGCCTCGAATTAGTAATGTGTTATATATGATATAGTTGACAATTTTTATCCTGGGTGTTCTTAAAGTTCGTAGATAAACATTGTCGTTTCAGGTATACAGGAATGCTAACAGATGGCGGCAAAAATCAGGCGGTTTATGGCGCAAGCTGAAGTGGCAACTGCAAACTATCTTATGCAGAGACTCTACACGGATTGGGTTTAAAAGTATACATAGATAACAGTTTTTATCTGAAGAAGAAAAATATCAAGGTGATATAGCCTATATGCCTTTGATGCGGAGGAATGAATGTGATGGGAGTGATGTATCTGAATAGTTGAAAAACCGCAGACACGCCTTATGCAAGAACGTGCTGCGGTTGGCTGGTAAATTTTTCGATAGTGCGAGTATTGAATGATTTCCAGCCGTTATTGATTTTACGCGTAACTCCATGAAAAAACTACTTATCTGTTGAGGAGTTTTTTTGGGGCATATATGGGACAGAAATAGGCCCCAGATAGACACTGAGATCGAACTTAGGATGCTTTTTAAAAAATGCAACTATCTGAAAAAACCTAGAAAACGCCAAGGAAACCACAGGATGGGAAAAAACACCTGTGAATTATGGATTTTCAGTTATACTCGCTCGGTGCAGCGTTAGTATTCCATGAAATATTTTTTCCGGAATCGTCAACCGCAATGGCGTTAATTCTGGCAATGGGAACTTACGGTGCTGGTTATGTTGCACGTATTGTCGGAGCATTTATTTTCGGCAAAATGGGCGACAGAATAGGGCGTAAAAAAGTGCTCTTTATTACCATCACCATGATGGGGATCTGTACTACCTTAATTGGTGTGTTGCCGACCTATGCGCAGATTGGTGTTTTTGCGCCAATCTTGCTGGTGACGTTGCGTATTATTCAGGGGCTGGGGGCAGGTGCGGAAATTTCCGGTGCCGGTACGATGCTGGCGGAATATGCGCCGAAAGGTAAGCGCGGAATTATCTCCTCATTTGTGGCTATGGGTACTAACTGCGGAACCTTGAGCGCAACGGCAATCTGGGCCTTTATGTTCTTTATTCTTAGTAAAGAAGAACTGCTGGCATGGGGATGGCGTATACCGTTCCTGGCGAGCGTTGTCGTGATGGTCTTTGCTATCTGGTTGCGAATGAACCTGAAAGAAAGCCCGGTTTTTGAGAAGGTTAACGACAGCAACCAACCTACAGCAAAACCTGCACCTGTCGGTAGCATGTTCCAGAGCAAATCCTTCTGGCTGGCAACAGGTCTGCGTTTTGGACAGGCAGGAAACTCAGGTCTGATTCAAACTTTCCTTGCTGGTTATTTAGTGCAAACTTTGCTGTTTAATAAAGCAATTCCCACAGATGCATTAATGATCAGTTC
It encodes:
- a CDS encoding tail fiber domain-containing protein, whose protein sequence is MATSTVIPDDIKTLKSDVSKLKNDQGSYATKLYVDSKDEIVGDWSASWYQQVLPTSGAIFGRKLRSTHRTAGVEDAYCELYLKKWIDSPGNAMARLNLNDNGTNICWDFTNLYGGTMIFPGDSGYLKMGNCLMSYSKRGSNALIKFDYTDTLQIKYANHGSTMTLNTQGTAYAGVTAQLWGNSSRPVVYEVGVDGGAYMFYAQKNTDNTYMLSVNGACHATAFNQHSDRDLKDNIQVIDNATDRIRKMNGYTYTLKENGMPYAGVIAQEALEAIPEVVGSAMKYQDGASGSEGEEGERYYTVDYSGVTGLLVQVARESDDRITALEEENAELRQRLSAIEAALVSK
- a CDS encoding recombinase family protein, which gives rise to MSRIFAYCRISTLDQTTENQRREIESAGFKIKPQQIIEEHISGSAATSERPGFNRLLARLKCGDQLIVTKLDRLGCNAMDIRKTVEQLTETGIRVHCLALGGIDLTSPTGKMMMQVISAVAEFERDLLLERTHSGIVRARGAGKRFGRPPVLNEEQKQVVFERIKSGVSISAIAREFKTSRQTILRAKAKLQTPDI
- the ydfK gene encoding cold shock protein YdfK; translated protein: MKSKDTLKWFPAQLPEVRIILGDAVVEVAKQGRPINTRTLLDYIEGNIKKKSWLDNKELLQTAISVLKDNQNLNGKM
- a CDS encoding YnaM/YnfT family protein, encoding MNSILIITSLLIIFSIFSHALIKLGIGISNNPDKTDV